In Candidatus Moraniibacteriota bacterium, the genomic window TTACATATAAACCCAACAATTCTTTTTCCCAATTTAATTTCTGCCTTTCAATGGCGGGAGTTGCTTCAATCAATTGAACATTAGGAGCCTCTAAAACAGTTTCGCCAAAAAGGCTGACCTGATTGGAATTTTTTATTTTCTGAATATTTTTTGTAAAAGTCAGAATATTATCCATGCTTTCAACTATTTGGTTCCTTTCTCCCAATTCATCCAGGGCGCCAACTTTAGCCAGAGCCTCAATAGATTTTTTATTGAGATCTTTAGTTTGGACTCTTTCCAGAAAATCACCAAGAGACTTGAATTTTCCATTCTTTTTTCTTTCTTCAACTATTTCATGGGCCACAACATGGCCGACGTTCTTGATAGCATTGAATCCAAAGCGTATGCGCTCAATTCCGTTTTCATCAACAATCACGGCAAAATCCTCAAAACTTTCATTTATATTCGGCTCCAAAACTTCTATGCCCATTTCCCGGCATTCTTCAGCTTCAATAGCTATACGGTCAATATTGTCCTGGTCAGAAGTTAAAAGAGCAGCCATGAATTCAGCAGGGAAATGAGCTTTAAGATAAGCTGTCTGGTATCCAATCAAAGCATAACAGGCTGCATGAGAACGATTAAAACCATATCCAGCAAAGGGCTCAATAAAAGAAAAAACTCTTTCAGCAATTTCACTGCTGATACCATTATTGACGCAACCTTCAATAAATTTAATTCGCTGTTCCTTGATGAGCTCGAAAATTTTCTTGCCCATGGCTTTGCGTAGAACATCAGCTTCACCCATTGTAAATCCGGCCAGATCCCGGGCAATTTGCATAACCTGTTCCTGGTAGACTGCTACTCCGTAAGTATTCTGTAAAATAGGTTCCAATTTTGGATGAATGTATTTTATTTTCCCACCATGTTTTCCTGAAATAAAATCCGGAATCCAATCCATAGGTCCTGGACGGTACAGAGCTACCATGGCGATTATATCTTCAAAAACAGTTGGTTTTAATAATTTAAGATATCTTTTCATGCCACTGCTTTCCAATTGGAAAACCCCGGTAGTGCGGGCTTCCTGCAGAAGCTTGAAGGTTTCTTTATCATCCAGAGGCAACATATCCATATCAATGTTGAGATTTCTTGTTTTTCTGACAATGCGCAAAGTATTTTGTATGATGGTCAGGTTTTTAAGTCCCAAAAAGTCCATTTTAAGAAGACCGATTTTTTCCACATAGCTGGATTTCGTTGAAGATGAATATTGGGTTACAGTGCCTTGGCGATCGCCGATTACATTTTGAATAGGAGAATATTCTGTTACAGGTTTTTTGGTGATGACAACTCCGCAGGCGTGCATCCCGGCATGCCTGACAACTCCCTCCAAACGCATAGCGTTATCAATAAGTTTTTTAGCATCAGCACCAGAATTATAATGAACTTTAAATTCCGGAACATCTTCCAGTGCTTTTTTTATGGAAGAAAACATCGGGATCATCTTGGCTGTCTTGTCGCAAAATTCATAGGGAAAACCAAGAGCTCTGCCCGTGTCACGGATAGCTGCGCGGGCGGCCATTGTTCCGAAGGTTATGATCTGTGAAACATGGTCATCTCCATATTTTTTTCTGACATAATCAAGGACTTCATCTCTTCTATCGTCAGCAAAATCCATGTCAACATCAGGCATAGAAATACGTTCCGGATTCAGAAATCTTTCAAAAAGCAAATTATATTCAATCGGGTCAATGTTTGTTATGCCCGTAATATATGAAACAAAACTTCCAGCAGCACTGCCTCTTCCTGGTCCGACAACAATTTTGTTTTCTTTAGCCCAGTTTACGAAATCCTGTACGATTAAAAAGTAAGAGGCATAACCAGTTTTTTCAATAACAGAAAGCTCATATTCCATCCTTCTTCTGTGTTTTTCTTGGATATTACCGTCGAAACGTTTTTTAAGTCCTTCTTCACAGAGATGTCTTAAATAGGACATGGGCGTAAAACCCTTGGGAACATCAAAATGAGGGAGCTGGGTTTCTCCAAGCTTCAATTGAAAATTACACTGATCAGCAACTAATTGCGTATTGGAAATAACTTCTGGATTATCTGGAAAAGCGAATGCAATTTCTTCAGGACTGCGGAAAGATAAATTAAAGTCTGATAAATTAAGGCGGTCTTTTTCGTAAACCTTGCGGTTAGTTTGAACACAAAGAAGAATATCTTGTGCATCTGCATCTGTTTTATTCACATAATGCACGTCACAGGTAGCAACAACCGGAATATTAAGCTCTTTGGATAATTTAAGAATTCCTTCATTAGCAATTTTTTGATTTTCATAATTTGGATGATCCTGTACTTCAAGGAAAAAACCATTTTCATCGAAGATATCCTTATATTCCAAAGCTAATTCCTTAGACTTTTCGTATTTTCCCATAACTATATGTGCTGGAATTTCTCCTTCAATACAGGCGGAAAGTCCAATTAGGCCCTTGGCATATTTTCTGAGCGTCTGTCGGTCGATCCTGGGTTTGTAATAAAATCCTTCCAAGTGGGCGATAGAAACAAGCTTCATTAAATTATGATAACCCTCTTCATTTTTAGCCAATAATATCAGATGATACCTTTTCCGGTCTTCTGCCGTTGGATTTTTAGAATGTAAATCATTTGGGGTAACATACATTTCACAGCCGATGATTGGTTTGATGCCTTTTTCCTTAGCTTTAATAAAAAGCTCTACAGCACCATACATTACTCCGTGGTCAGTCAGGGCGATTGAATCCATGCCAAGTTCTTTGGCGCGATCAAGCAGGTCGTCTATTTTTCCAAGACCATCGAGCAAAGAGTAGTGAGAATGGACGTGAAGATGGGTAAATTTCATAACTAACTTGTTTAAGCGTTAACGTGTTAACGGGTTAAAGAGTCGGAGCCCGTTAACTCGCAAACTTGTTAACTGTTTAATAATAAAAAACAAAAGCCTCTACCAAAATAGCAGGGCTTAAAATAAAAACTAGTTGAAATTTGAAATTTGGGTTTTGACATTTTTTTGTTATCTTCATACCCCGGGAACTAGCCACTGGGTTTTGCAAGATATTTTATGTTTTCATAATAGCATAGTTTTTAAATGTGCAAAAGTTTTTTTTGTGTTATAATAACATTCAATAAGAGTCTTAAATATTAAAACAAAAAAATGAAAACAAAAACAAAATTTATTTGCTACTGTTTAGGTTTAATAATGATGTTAATTTTAGGTTCTGATACTACCTTTGCTAGAGAAAAAGTGAGAATAATTTCTCCAATTGGCGGAGAGCAGTGGTATTGGGATAATACATATAAAATCAAATGGCAGGCAGATGATTCGGTCAAATCCGTAATGGTATATGTTTATAATGAGGAATCAAAAAAGGGTAGTGGCTATATAAATTATATAACTCCTAACGGAGAACCAATTTCGGCAAAAAGCGGTTCTTATTCTTGGACAATTCAAAAAAGTTTATTGCCTGCATATGATGGGGATCCTGTTCATCATGATTATTATATAAGAATCGATGGTTTAAGTAGTGATGGCAATGTTATTACTTCTACACATAGCCCCAAGTCTTTTAGTATAAGGAATCCTGTTTATAAGACTCAAGACAGTACGTTTAAAGTTACTTATGAAGATGAAAATTTTGGCAAGGAAATTAAAATAACTTCGCCCGTAGGTGGAGAAATTTGGAAATATGATGGTTCATATCATATCACCTGGGAATCTGGAGAAAAAATAAAAGCAGTTAATATTTATGTCTATGACAGCAGGATTCAGGGCAGTGGCAATACTAACTACATAACGCCAAATGGCTACGCTATTCCTGTCGAAAACGGTTATGGTTTTTATACCTGGCCTATTAATTCCAAATCATTACCTATGCCGGCTGACGGTTTAAAACCTGATAATTATCAAATAAGAATAGATGGTTTCGACCAAAATGGAAACATTCTCAATTCTGTATTCAGTAATCATTTTGAAATATCAGAGCCAGTTGTTTATTCAAACGAGATTGCAGAGGAAAATGTTATTCAAGAAGCACAATCTCCAACATCATCAAATAATCAATTAGATGTTCCACCATCTAAGGCGGGCAATTCTCTGGGAAATTGGTGGCATGGACTAGTTACTTTTATAAAGCATCTATTTTTATAATAGGCTTTTTCCTGTGGTTATAAAAAATCTTATAATAATAAAAAATTCACCGCTCTGAAAAGGCGGTGATTTTTGTCTTATCTTTTTCTTTTCATGATATAATATAAATTACAAAAGAATAATGAATTTTTAAGAATCAAAAAATGCATTCATTCATACCCCATAAAGATAATCCCCATATATTACGTAAGTTTTTTGGCGGTGCAGTCATAATATGTGCTTCTTTTGGCATAACATATTTTATCCAAACTTACTCACAAAAACTGCAAATAAAAGCGCAAGCTGAGCAAATAGATAATGAATTTATTATTCAAGAAAGTGAAGTCGAACAGGCTAGCGGGACAAATCAAGCTGCAATAGCAGAAACATTGAAGGATGAAAAGAATAATGAGGCATTGAAAGCTGATATTATTCCAGAGCCTGTTATCCCACCACCTCCAGCTGAAGGACGCAATAAAAATCCAAATACCAAATTGGGTGAGGCTATGATTTATACAAAGCCCCAGATATTAACAGGGAAATATATTGATATAAGTTTAGGATATCAAAACATGGTTATCTTTGAAGATGGAAAGGCTTTAGACGCATTTTTAATTTCTTCCGGCAGAAAAGGATTTAATACCCCAATAGGAACATTCAAAATCGAAAATAAATATCCCAGAGCCTGGTCAAAAAAATACGCACTCTGGATGCCTTATTGGATGGCTTTTAAACCGGCAGGGGAAATGGGGATACATGAATTACCTGAATGGCCGGGAGGCCACAAAGAAGGGGCTAATCATCTAGGGACAGCTGTTTCTCATGGATGTGTCCGTCTTGGTGTTGGCCCAGCCAAACAAGTCTATGATTGGGCAGAAATTGGAACGCCAGTCATTATTCATAAGTAATTTGTTGTACAAATGGAAAAATCTACATTTTTGTTAGAAAAGGAATTTATAGAAAAAGGACACAGTTTTGTAATTGGTGTGGATGAAGCTGGCCGGGGACCTCTTTGCGGGCCGGTTTTGGCTGCTGCAGTAACACTTAAAAAACAAGAATTAGGAATAAGAAATCAGGAAGATGGTATGTGGGATTTGGTAAGAGATTCTAAGAAGCTTTCTGAAAAACAAAGGGAAAAGGTTTTTGATTTTATTTATGAAAATTTTCATGTTGGCATCGGACTTTGCGACCATAAAACAATTGATCGTATAAACATATTAGAGGCTAGTTTTTTAGCGATGAAAAAAGCAGTTGCTGACTTAGTCCGCAACAAGTCTAAGGTTGAAAGTCTAAAATCTGAAGCTGATGGAAAAATAGTTATTCTGGTTGATGGAAATAAAAAGATACCTAATTTTAGTATTGATCAAAAGGCCGTTATAGGTGGAGATAGTATCGTAAAATCAATTTCTGCAGCATCCATAATTGCAAAAGTTACCAGAGACAGGATGATGGTAGAAATGCATGAGAAATATCCACAATATGGTTTTGATAAGCATAAGGGCTATGGCACGAAGATGCACATGGAGGCACTTTCTAAATACGGACCATGTGAAATCCACCGCCAAAGTTTTGCGCCAGTAAAAAAAGTTTTAAAATAAAAATCTAATTCAAGAAAACCCCCTTTACATTTCGGCTGAATAATGTTATCCTGGCTGAAGTCTAATAATATATTAAGATTTTATAAAAATGAACAAAGTAATCACATTGAAAGCTAAAATACGTGAAATTACAGGTAAAAAAGTGAAAAAATTACGTGAGGAAAGTTTAATTCCTGCTGTTTTATACGGCCATGAGACTAAGCCTCAAAATATTCTAGTAAATTATCTTGATTTTGGTAGGGTATATGAAAAAGCCGGAGAGAATGCTCTTGTAGAACTCGAAATAGGCGGTAAAAAAACAAATGTTCTCGTCCATGATACTCAAAAAGATCCCATGAGCGGAAATTTTTCCCATGTGGATTTTTTCCAAGTAAACATGAAAGAAGAAGTTGAAACGGAAATTCCTTTGGAATTTATAGGCGAATCTCCCGCGGTTAAAGAGCTTGGAGGAATATTGGTTAAAAGCCTGGATGAAATTACGGTCAAATGTTTGCCGGCTGATTTACCTGAAAAATATGAAGTTGATATTTCAAAGCTGATTACCTTTGATGATGTTATTGCAGTTAAAGATCTGAAAGTTTCCGATAAAATTGAAATTTTAATTGATAATGAAACAATCATTGCTTCCGTACAGGAACCGAGAACACTGGAGGAATTGGAAAGCCTTGAGGCTAAGGTTGAAGAGGATGTTTCTAAAGTCGAAGGAGTTGTGAAAGAGACACCAAGCGAAGCTACAGCCGGAGAACCAGAAAATAAGGAGAAATAAAAAAATAATTTGATTTTTAAATAGAACCCCTTTTTATGGGGTTCTATTTTTTTAATTGACAAAATGTTCAAGGCAATGTATCATGGGCTCAATTGTAAGTGTCTTACTGGTTTTCGCATTTTGTCGAAAATTAAGAGAAGAGGTCGCCTTACAAAATTAATTTTTTACAAAAAGCGAAAATATGGCAAAGAAGCTATATGTCGGCGGACTTCCTTATTCAACTTCGGAAGATCAGCTGAAAGACCTTTTTGCTCAAGCAGGATCTGTTGAATCATCTATTATTATAATGGACAAGATGACAGGCCGTTCAAAAGGTTTCGGATTTGTTGAAATGTCTTCTGATGAAGAGGCATCAAAAGCAATTGAAATGTTTGATAAAAAAGAGTACGAAGGACGCACACTGACTGTAAATGAAGCTCGCCCAATGGAAGCTCGTCCACCAAGACGTGATTTCAACGGAGGAGGAAACAGATACTAGTCTAATTGATATAAAACCCCCGATTTAAGTCGGGGGTTTTTGTTAGAAAAAATTATAGACATTTAGTTTAAAATATGCTATAATTAAAGGGTAATTAAAAAAGCAGGGTGCAAACCCCGCTTTTTGCTTTAATAATAAGAATAAGAATAAAAAATGTTTACAAGACAAGTAGTCACCAACAAACAACTCAAACCCGTAAACTACCGCAAGAGTAGCGTTATGACGGATATGCTTAAAAAGGGAGGAAAGGAGCTTTTGAAAACTGGGCGTGATCGTCAAGCTTTTTGGAATTCTTTTAGAAAAGAAGCAAAAGGAGGGCTTACCAATGAAGGCTTAAAAAAGGCTTTCGGCAGGCTAATGAAAAACAAAGAAGACAGGTTTTCTGACAAGAAAATGAGAGACTTGTCTAAAATTTGGAACAAGGGTAAGTCTTATACTCTTTCAGGAAGTTCATCCTCACAAAACATCAATGAGAAACATTCTGATTTAAAAAATAACGTAAAAAATGAAAGTGGAAATTTTAAATCTGCATCCAGGGCAGATGTCAGGAGTGAATCAAAAGAAAACAGATTAGCTAAAGATATCAGGAGCAATATTCCTGAAACAAAAACTCTAAATCTCAAAACTGTTAATTATGATATCAATAAAACTGAATCATCTAAGCTTTTTGCTGGAAGCGAAAGAGCTAATATGCAAGAAATGGAGAAAGATATCAGTTTGGCAAAATATTTTAATAAAAACCAGGAAAGCTACAATATTAATGATGTAAAAGACAGACTTAGGAAACTACAGGAAAATACTCCCAAAGAAGAGAACAAGCCAGTTTCTTTTCAGGAAAAAAACAGTATGATGAATAGCATCAAGGAAATGGATCAACAAGAAAAAAACCAGGCTTCCTTAAGAACATATACTGCGAATCGCCAAGAAGATTCATATGCAAACATTGGTGATGTGAAAAACAGGCTCAAAGAACTCCAGGAAAATCACGCCATGAACGAAAGCGTACCAGCCTCTTTTCAAGAAAAAAATAATATCCAAAATGATGCAAAAGAAATATCTCAGCAAGAAGAGGAGCAATCTGCTATTGGCGTATATATTCCAGGACTTCACAAAAAAGATGAAAGAATGGATAAGATAAAGGAAAGACTTGCAGAAGTTCAGAAAAAAGCGGATGAAAAGGAAATTGTCAAAGAGGATGCAAGCAAAAAATATGAACAATATACTAAAGAAAGCAAAAATTTATCTGAACCTTCATTACAAAAAGAAACAATATCTGCAAATATTAAAAAAATATATAGTGATTATTCTTTTAAACTTCTCGCTAAAGACGTTATTGCTGAAAGCGGATTTGATTTATATAGTGTTGACGAAAAAGGTTGCCTTTTATTCCAGGATCTGGCAGGTAAATCAGAAAGTGAAATTGATGACTATATATATAATTTAGTCGGAAATTATTCAAATGAAGGTCAGAATTTTGAAAAAGTAAAGGAAGAAAAAATAGCAGTGCTGTCTTTACTTAGTGAAGATTTAACAACCAGGACCAAAGATCGTAATTTAAGCGAAGATACGCAGGCAAAAATAAAAGATTCTGTGGCTGAAATAGAAAGAATAATCGGAATAATAAAAAAATGCAATCCAAAACCTGCTGATATCAAGGAAGATTAATTTACGATGAATATAGTTATGTTTGAAATAAAATCTGCAAAATTTTTGAAAGGAGCTATTGGCGGGGAAGGACTGCCACAAGATGCATTGCCACAAGTTGCTTTTGTTGGCCGTTCTAATGTTGGAAAATCAAGCGTAATCAATACTTTAGTTGGCATGAAAGATCTGGCGATTTCCAGTTCTACTCCTGGCAGGACACTGCAACTCAATTTTTTTCTTATTAATGAAGACACATATTTTGTCGATTTGCCCGGCTATGGCTATTCCAAACAGTCCCTGAAGTTTGCCGAAAAAATGCGCAAGATGATTATGTGGTATCTGGAACAAAATGAAAAAAAACCCAAAAAAGTGATTTTAATAATTGATGGAAATGTTGGACCAACCAAATTTGACCTGGAAATGATGGAACTTT contains:
- a CDS encoding DNA polymerase III subunit alpha produces the protein MKFTHLHVHSHYSLLDGLGKIDDLLDRAKELGMDSIALTDHGVMYGAVELFIKAKEKGIKPIIGCEMYVTPNDLHSKNPTAEDRKRYHLILLAKNEEGYHNLMKLVSIAHLEGFYYKPRIDRQTLRKYAKGLIGLSACIEGEIPAHIVMGKYEKSKELALEYKDIFDENGFFLEVQDHPNYENQKIANEGILKLSKELNIPVVATCDVHYVNKTDADAQDILLCVQTNRKVYEKDRLNLSDFNLSFRSPEEIAFAFPDNPEVISNTQLVADQCNFQLKLGETQLPHFDVPKGFTPMSYLRHLCEEGLKKRFDGNIQEKHRRRMEYELSVIEKTGYASYFLIVQDFVNWAKENKIVVGPGRGSAAGSFVSYITGITNIDPIEYNLLFERFLNPERISMPDVDMDFADDRRDEVLDYVRKKYGDDHVSQIITFGTMAARAAIRDTGRALGFPYEFCDKTAKMIPMFSSIKKALEDVPEFKVHYNSGADAKKLIDNAMRLEGVVRHAGMHACGVVITKKPVTEYSPIQNVIGDRQGTVTQYSSSTKSSYVEKIGLLKMDFLGLKNLTIIQNTLRIVRKTRNLNIDMDMLPLDDKETFKLLQEARTTGVFQLESSGMKRYLKLLKPTVFEDIIAMVALYRPGPMDWIPDFISGKHGGKIKYIHPKLEPILQNTYGVAVYQEQVMQIARDLAGFTMGEADVLRKAMGKKIFELIKEQRIKFIEGCVNNGISSEIAERVFSFIEPFAGYGFNRSHAACYALIGYQTAYLKAHFPAEFMAALLTSDQDNIDRIAIEAEECREMGIEVLEPNINESFEDFAVIVDENGIERIRFGFNAIKNVGHVVAHEIVEERKKNGKFKSLGDFLERVQTKDLNKKSIEALAKVGALDELGERNQIVESMDNILTFTKNIQKIKNSNQVSLFGETVLEAPNVQLIEATPAIERQKLNWEKELLGLYVSGHPAREYQSYIEKVALPLDKLSKDLVGQKISVGGVILKIHKILTKNQQTMYFIVIADTKGTIELLVFPKVLERITSLWEEEKVIIATGRLSDKDDQYKLIVDDAREINQAELENNMRIEATRTRHETRDRERDDSQISNLESQRLIITLPDDAKPDMIQSLTQILSDCKSGDCKVFLHHQTNKMETPFSIEHDKEILEKVKNIIKEGKVELA
- a CDS encoding L,D-transpeptidase — its product is MHSFIPHKDNPHILRKFFGGAVIICASFGITYFIQTYSQKLQIKAQAEQIDNEFIIQESEVEQASGTNQAAIAETLKDEKNNEALKADIIPEPVIPPPPAEGRNKNPNTKLGEAMIYTKPQILTGKYIDISLGYQNMVIFEDGKALDAFLISSGRKGFNTPIGTFKIENKYPRAWSKKYALWMPYWMAFKPAGEMGIHELPEWPGGHKEGANHLGTAVSHGCVRLGVGPAKQVYDWAEIGTPVIIHK
- a CDS encoding ribonuclease HII, which codes for MEKSTFLLEKEFIEKGHSFVIGVDEAGRGPLCGPVLAAAVTLKKQELGIRNQEDGMWDLVRDSKKLSEKQREKVFDFIYENFHVGIGLCDHKTIDRINILEASFLAMKKAVADLVRNKSKVESLKSEADGKIVILVDGNKKIPNFSIDQKAVIGGDSIVKSISAASIIAKVTRDRMMVEMHEKYPQYGFDKHKGYGTKMHMEALSKYGPCEIHRQSFAPVKKVLK
- a CDS encoding 50S ribosomal protein L25 encodes the protein MNKVITLKAKIREITGKKVKKLREESLIPAVLYGHETKPQNILVNYLDFGRVYEKAGENALVELEIGGKKTNVLVHDTQKDPMSGNFSHVDFFQVNMKEEVETEIPLEFIGESPAVKELGGILVKSLDEITVKCLPADLPEKYEVDISKLITFDDVIAVKDLKVSDKIEILIDNETIIASVQEPRTLEELESLEAKVEEDVSKVEGVVKETPSEATAGEPENKEK
- a CDS encoding RNA-binding protein, with the translated sequence MAKKLYVGGLPYSTSEDQLKDLFAQAGSVESSIIIMDKMTGRSKGFGFVEMSSDEEASKAIEMFDKKEYEGRTLTVNEARPMEARPPRRDFNGGGNRY
- the yihA gene encoding ribosome biogenesis GTP-binding protein YihA/YsxC; this encodes MFEIKSAKFLKGAIGGEGLPQDALPQVAFVGRSNVGKSSVINTLVGMKDLAISSSTPGRTLQLNFFLINEDTYFVDLPGYGYSKQSLKFAEKMRKMIMWYLEQNEKKPKKVILIIDGNVGPTKFDLEMMELLQENKYKIIVVANKMDKVKNSELSKKKKGIIEKLQTENIIYFSAKTKKGKFELLEKIFD